ACGCCAGGCGTTGCCAGATCAGCTCGACCACCTTCTCGATGGCCGTGGCGACGGGCTCGGAAACGTCGAGGCCAAGATCTACGCACTGCGCTTCGATGAGAAACACGCTCACGTCGTCGGGAAAGTCCTCGCGAAAGATCTTGCGCCCCGCGTACAAGGCATGGTCCCAGCGAAAATCGTGCAAGCTGAAGCTGCCCTGGTGCACGTTCTCGAGCTCTTCCCCGGGCACTTCGAAGACGGTGCCCGGCGGCGACTCACTGAGGTTGGCGTCGACGATGATCAACGCCGTGCTGCCGCGGGCTTGGAACATCGTGTCGATGCCGGAGGTCCCGGCGTCAAACACGCGCACGCCGGCCACGGGGTTCGCGTCGAGCCGCTCCCGGAGACGTTGGGCCACCAACACACCTGCCGCATCGTCGCAACGGTTGGTGTTGCCGCATCCGATGATCGTCAGCATCCCTGCCCTCCTCCTGCCCCGTCAGATGCGCCAGAGGCGACAGGACCACTTAGGCCCCACCGGCAGCATCAGCTCCGGGAGCTCACAAAACCCACGATGCACCTGATAGTACATGCAGGTATCGCAGGCCTGCTCATCTTCGCCCTCCCCGTACGGCACCGACGTGAAGCCACCCACCACCAGCTTGGCAACGTGATCTTCGGTCGGGACGTGGGCCAGGCGGGCCACCACCTCCATCACCTGCTCGTGGGTGTAGGCGCGCGGCTCGATCTCGGTGATGAGCCCACCCTCGAGCAGGCGCTTGAGCACCAAGCGAAGGCGTGCATCCTGCTGTGCGGATGGTTCGCCGCTCATCGGGCGCTCAAATCCGCCAGAGTCGACACCACCACTCGGGCTCCACGGGCACGGCCAGCTCGGGCAGGTCGCACCACTTGCGGTGGACGAGGTAATACATGCACTCGAGGCAGCGTTGATCGTCCTCTCCGTAGGGATGATCCACGAAGCCCGACACCACGAGCTTGCCCTCCAGATCGTCTTCGGGAAGCTCTCGCAGCTCCTTGAGCACGGCCTCGAACTGCACGTGATCTTCTGGAAAGGGTTCGGTCTGCGTCTTCAGACCGTCCTCCATCATCTTCCCGATCTGCTCGCGCAGCGCGTCATCGTCTTCCTTGCTCAAAACCCCGCTCCCCAGCGCGTCGGTTGGTCTGTACGACCGCAAACGAAGGGGGTAGCGCTGGGCGCGCTACCCCCTTCCCGGCGGTACTCATCAAGCGGTCTTGAAGCGAGCCAGTTCTTTGCCCGTCTTGGCGTCGTGCGCGTGCACGGTGCAGACCAGACAGGAGTCGTAGGAACGTGCCACGTGACCCACCTCGACGGGATCCGCGGGATCCGCGATGGGCGTGCCGACGAGGGCCTCCTCGATGGGTCCTCGCTCCTGCTCGTCCGAGCGCGGACCGACGTTCCAGGTAGTTGGCGAGATGATCTGGTAGTTCTGGATCTTGCCGTCCTTGACGTCGATCCAATGACACAAGGCACCTCGAATCGCCTCCGTCGCGCCCCAACCGCGCCCGTCTTGTTCCTTCGGCTTCACGTAGAAGGGCTCGTCCAGGCGGAAGTTGCGAAGGCAGCGCTCGATGTGACGGTAGATGTACTTGAACTCGTGCATGCGTGCAAAGTGACGCAGCAGCACGTTCGAGCCGCCCATCTTGCGATGCATGTCGAGCACCAGGCCGTCGCGGTGCTGCCAACCCTCCATGTGGCTGCCGCCGTAGACCATCTCACGGGCCAAGGGCCCTGCCTCCAAGTGCCCGTTGTCGGCGTGCAGCACAGCCGTGGACCAGGAGTACTTGCCGTCGAAGTCACCGTCGTTCTTGGCTACCGGCTGCGTGGTGCGATCGTACGGATGCACGGGGCCGCCCGGCTCGTCATACCAAGCGTGGCTCGTGTCCTCTCGGGCAAAGCCCTGCTCCATGAGTTTGTGCGTACCCGTGCTCGCGTCGTACACACCGCTCGGCATCATCATCGCACCATTGCGGCTGTCGATCGTCGGGCGTTGGTAGCGATCCTCATCCGGCAGGTAGCCCCAAGAGACGAACTTCTCGAGGCCCGCGCCGTACTTGTCGAGGCCGACGTCCATGCCCATGCGCCACATCAGGCCGAGGTCGGAGTTGGCGT
This genomic stretch from Pseudomonadota bacterium harbors:
- a CDS encoding hydrogenase maturation protease, with the protein product MLTIIGCGNTNRCDDAAGVLVAQRLRERLDANPVAGVRVFDAGTSGIDTMFQARGSTALIIVDANLSESPPGTVFEVPGEELENVHQGSFSLHDFRWDHALYAGRKIFREDFPDDVSVFLIEAQCVDLGLDVSEPVATAIEKVVELIWQRLASTEHATVAADA
- a CDS encoding nickel-dependent hydrogenase large subunit, translating into MTGAVQTLDISPVGRVEGDLDVRVDIQDGVVTNAWTSAELFRGFEIILRDKDPQAGLVVTPRACGICGASHLTCAAWALDTAWQTEVPRNAIIARNLGQLAESLQSLPRHHYGLFMIDMCNKNYRNSPFYEEAVKRWAPFTGTHYEHGVTISGRPVEIYALFGGQWPHSSYMVPGGVMCSPTLSDITRSWSILEHFRTNWIEPMWLGCSMERYEEIETYDDFMAWLNEKPEHANSDLGLMWRMGMDVGLDKYGAGLEKFVSWGYLPDEDRYQRPTIDSRNGAMMMPSGVYDASTGTHKLMEQGFAREDTSHAWYDEPGGPVHPYDRTTQPVAKNDGDFDGKYSWSTAVLHADNGHLEAGPLAREMVYGGSHMEGWQHRDGLVLDMHRKMGGSNVLLRHFARMHEFKYIYRHIERCLRNFRLDEPFYVKPKEQDGRGWGATEAIRGALCHWIDVKDGKIQNYQIISPTTWNVGPRSDEQERGPIEEALVGTPIADPADPVEVGHVARSYDSCLVCTVHAHDAKTGKELARFKTA